One genomic segment of Hevea brasiliensis isolate MT/VB/25A 57/8 chromosome 3, ASM3005281v1, whole genome shotgun sequence includes these proteins:
- the LOC110649897 gene encoding probable ribosomal protein S11, mitochondrial, whose amino-acid sequence MWSLSLRRLSSSSLLGSHGGFKSISYMPSRFAAFFTGRLDNGNSSSYSDNVAKGESEKRTLQSSGNFGTNMDLLAAKENVSAPYRKGFQNSAGLKDAEMGRNSGPMDFVRGILEQESSRFSQYNVEHNADIVHIKLMRNNSFINVTDSKGNTKFVVTSGSKKVVGEGKVTRYAAEATAEYAGRKAREMGLKSVVMKVEGFTYFRKKRQAIMSFREGFCNSRADRNPIVYIEDTTRRPHNGCRLPKKRRI is encoded by the exons ATGTGGTCTCTTTCTCTTCGCAGATTGTCTTCTTCGTCATTGCTTGGCAGTCATGGCGGCTTCAAATCCATCTCTTACATGCCCTCTAGATTCGCCGCTTTTTTTACAG GTCGTTTAGATAATGGCAATAGTAGTTCCTATTCTGATAATGTTGCTAAAGGAGAAAGTGAAAAACGTACATTACAGTCTTCAGGAAATTTTGGGACTAATATGGATTTGTTGGCTGCAAAAGAAAATGTGTCTGCTCCATATCGCAAGGGGTTCCAAAATTCTGCAGGTCTGAAAGATGCTGAGATGGGGAGGAATTCTGGGCCCATGGACTTTGTGAGGGGAATATTAGAGCAAGAGAGTTCTCGATTTTCTCAATACAATGTTGAGCATAATGCTGATATTGTGCACATAAAGCTAATGCGTAATAATAGCTTTATTAATGTGACAGATTCTAAGGGAAATACAAAGTTTGTGGTTACATCAGGATCGAAGAAAGTGGTAGGCGAGGGAAAAGTAACTAGGTATGCTGCTGAAGCAACTGCAGAATATGCTGGACGGAAGGCCAGAGAAATGGGGTTGAAATCGGTTGTGATGAAGGTTGAAGGGTTCACTTACTTCAGGAAGAAAAGGCAAGCAATCATGAGCTTTAGAGAGGGCTTCTGTAATTCTCGAGCTGATAGGAATCCTATTGTATACATTGAAGATACTACTCGGCGTCCACATAATGGATGTCGACTTCCAAAGAAACGCCGAATTTAG